The following coding sequences are from one Desulfosporosinus orientis DSM 765 window:
- a CDS encoding ImmA/IrrE family metallo-endopeptidase: MDKLITSLVKRYKTNCPYTLAERLNIHIRFADLGEHTRGIYYCKLRRRFIVINSRLDFFWQRFICAHELAHDRLHRGLNRFFLDEHSLQNTNKYERQANRFAVQLLSLNSGIIPGETLEQFFTRTGIPYEMAQYCRREDFI, from the coding sequence ATGGACAAACTCATTACTTCTTTAGTCAAGCGTTACAAAACCAATTGCCCCTACACCCTTGCTGAAAGGCTTAATATTCATATACGCTTTGCCGACCTCGGCGAACACACCAGGGGTATTTATTACTGCAAACTAAGACGGCGCTTTATTGTTATCAACAGCCGCCTTGATTTTTTCTGGCAGCGCTTCATCTGCGCCCACGAATTAGCCCATGACCGCTTACACAGAGGCTTAAACCGGTTTTTTCTGGATGAACATTCCCTGCAGAACACCAATAAATATGAAAGGCAGGCTAACCGCTTTGCCGTTCAATTACTTTCCCTTAACTCCGGGATCATCCCCGGCGAAACCCTTGAGCAATTTTTTACGCGGACGGGAATTCCCTATGAAATGGCCCAATACTGCCGAAGGGAAGACTTCATCTGA
- a CDS encoding helix-turn-helix domain-containing protein gives MIGKLLSELRNRRGLTQDQVADALGVKRPRYNSWENDIAKPDIQMLKKIAEFHNVTPDYLLGFEPNSSIPPWATAKDKRDFKKMLEDDGDLMFDGVPINQEDRIRVLDVLTGLFWEAKHMNKRKKTGSTYDTEK, from the coding sequence ATGATTGGCAAATTGTTAAGCGAACTTAGGAATCGAAGAGGGCTGACTCAAGACCAAGTTGCTGATGCTCTGGGCGTAAAAAGACCTCGCTATAACTCTTGGGAAAATGACATTGCCAAACCGGACATCCAAATGCTCAAAAAAATAGCTGAATTTCATAATGTTACACCAGACTACCTGTTGGGATTCGAACCTAACAGCTCCATCCCGCCTTGGGCCACAGCCAAGGACAAGCGGGATTTTAAAAAAATGCTGGAAGACGACGGCGACCTGATGTTCGACGGAGTGCCCATCAATCAGGAAGACCGCATCCGTGTCTTAGACGTTCTGACAGGACTTTTTTGGGAAGCCAAACATATGAACAAGAGAAAGAAAACCGGCAGCACGTATGACACCGAGAAGTAA